In Chaetodon auriga isolate fChaAug3 chromosome 22, fChaAug3.hap1, whole genome shotgun sequence, the genomic window ACTTCATCCTCAACTTCATCCTCAACTTCATCCTGAGCTTCATCCTGAACTTCATCCTGAACTTCATCCTCAACTTCATCCTGAGCTTCATCCTGAACTTCATCCTCAACTTCATCCTGAGCTTCATCCTCAACTTCATCCTGAGCTTCATCCTGAGCTTCATCCTCAACTTCATCCTGAGCTTCATCCTCAACTTCATCCTGAGCTTCATCCTCAACTTCATCCTCAACTTCATCCTGAGCTTTATCCTCAACTTCATCCTCAACTTCATCCTCAACTTCATCCTGAGCTTCATCCTGAGCTTCATCCTCAACTTCATCCTCAACTTCATCCTGAGCTTCATCCTGAGCTTCATCCTCAACTTCATCCTCAACTTCATCCTCAACTTCATCCTGAGCTTCATCCTGAAACATTCGGCCATTTTTctacaaagacacattttataCAACAAATTTAAAACTCCTAAAAACTCATCTGACAGTTTAGAAAACGACTGAGTCTCTTCATCTGATTAAACTGTGTTAGATTAGATTCCAAAGATTTCACTTGTACAGACACATGAATAACAAATGTGAGTCAGAGTGAGAACATTAATCTGAGTGAACTCATTAATTCATTAACGAGCGGGTCGGTGTGGACGGGTCGGGGGCGCTGACTCATCACTCATAACCAGAGCAGTAACCACCGATCCATCCTGTGTGATGACATCACGAGGGGAGGGGAAGTCCCGCCGTACGATTggtgcaggagctggagaacaCGGTGATGTCAGAGTGATGTCAGAGGAATGCCACGCAGTAattccaccacacacacagaaggtttctttctttctttctttctttcttttcctctttctttcttcccctttctttccctttctttttctttctttctttctttcttttttctttctttctttctttctttctttctttctttctttctttccctatttctttctttcgttcctcctttctttccctctttctttcttttttctttccctatttatttctttccctctttctttctttctttctttctttctttctttctttctttctttctttcttttctcctttctttccctctttctttctttctctctttctttcttttctcctttctttccctctttctttctttctttctttctttctttccctttctttccctctttcttttttctttctttctttctttctttcctcctttctttccctctttctttcttttttctttccctatttatttctttccctctttctttccctctttctttctttctttcttcccctttctttccctctttcttttttctttctgtctttctttctgtacttgagttttttcattctttcctaCGTTCTACTTCTATtccacatctcagaggcaaatactgtCCTTTTTACTCGACTACAAGTTCACTTACTTTGCAGATTCTGAtcaataatacaaaatataatcaacaaataatTAAGATATCATAagttaagataagactttactgatcGTCAGTAATTTGTTAAAGTGATGAAAGCATGAATGATCTAATAATTATACTCCAGTATATCATATATGTGATTCTGAATCGGGCCGTTCTATAATGAgtacttttggtactttgagTACACTCTGATGCTAACAGAGTGTCCGTGGTATTGTTACCTCTTCCTCAATGGTTGCAAGCAGCTCAGATAAAATCTTTGACGTCACTGGCTGCTTCTGTTCTCACAGCGCTCTAATGAAAACTCcacctcccagcatgcacctgcaGGCTCTGGGTATCTGTATAGAAGGAGCTGCTTTGACTTTTGCTGGTTCATGCGACTCGTTCTTGTTCCCTttgctttgagtgtgtgtttgtatctgtgtgatgagctgcagctggtgtCCTGTGATTGGACCGTTTGAAGGGATTGCTGCCTGCTGATTGGACGAGCATCTTCCCTCTGCCGCCTCTGAGGCTGgtgttcagctctgtgtgttttcagtgacttcttCTGCTGTCGTTTACATTCTGTTTGGGAGGTTTAGGTTTTAATTAGTGAACCTTTGTTTGTCAGAGGCTCTGCTCATCTTTGAAGCCTTTTTCTTGGGAGAGTGAAGACCGGAGGACTCACCCAGCATCTCATGTCCAGGTTTCATCAACAGAGCAGGAGTCGTTATGTGGGCTGAGGTCAGAGCACAGACACCAAACATCTGTTCACATCCATAacaccttcatcatcctctccaCGTGGGCTGGCTGACTGACGTACTCGTGCTTTGGGAATCAGCTTTTTAACTGTGGGTGGGATGTTCatctgtccacatacttttggccacattcAGTGTAATTGTGATCTAAACAGCAGACGCAGAGatcttctctttttgtttcatttcagtttagtTGGACTGTCGTTGTCACCTCATATCTCTTTCTATATCAGAATCGAAAccaaacaacatgaaagcagTTGCTGATTTGGTGTGAAAACGTGAGAAAGTGTGCCGTCAGCAGCTTCATGGAAATCCTGCTCACCACTGAGAGCCGCCGGCGGTTaatgtcattttcttctgtttcagaaacagataaaaaaaaaaaggaaaaaaggaaaaaaaaatgtaaagtgaAGCTTTTAGTTGCtgctgatttctgtttttattcaagTGAACAAGAAAAAGTTTTTAAACActacaagaaaataaataaagttaaattaatcataaataaaatacattaaattatcagaaaaataaatataactCAGTTAAGTGGCTGGATTGATTGACCTAAAGTAACCccttaaataacaaaataaatatatggaTCTGTCAAAGTGTGTCTGGAAGATGTCGCCATGGAAACCTCACGAAACTTAACTCAGTTACagataaaaaacagaaactacAAGAGAAGAAGCTGCGTTTGAAGATGGAGACCAGCGAGCGTTTTCGCCACCGCATCATTCGGTAGAGGACGAGTGGGCGGGTCTACAGGTGCGGCTGCAAATCACAGAAGCCTCCTGGTAGATTTCCAGGAACTGAGCCAGAGCTTTCTTCTGAGCCTCGGGGTCGTCcacctgagagacacacagagtccaGGTCATTTcatggtggacagacagacagacagacagacagacagacagtcacagacagtcacagacaggtAACACTCACCTCTATCTTGCTGAGCTCGCTGATGACGTCCTCTCTGTCGTTGGTCTGCTGGCTCAGGCGTCTCTTCAGCACCTCGATCTTCTGCTGGAGGATCTTCAGGGCCGACTCCACCTTGGACCTCTGGGTGTCGGTCAGGTGGCTCAGGAGAGTCGGGGTCCCGTTGTTGTCGTGCTGCTGGCTGCGGTTGTGCTGCAGGATGCTGGAGAAGATTTGCATGTAGATGTCCAGCGTGACGTTCATCAGCTGCACCTCTTTTCTCTGCGGAGGGAAGGAGGCAACGCCTGTCAGTCAGTACGCAGGGATTACAAAGACAGGCTGAGTGTCACAagataaaaacagcatttatgtCACAGAAAACACCAAAGTGAGCTGCTGCTCCAACACTTTATGGACCCTGTTTGAAAACCACGCATCTCcaaaaagttcatttttcacAGCCGATGAGGGGAAACTTAATCCTGCCTTTAAtcaaaaaaattcaaaatatcCAAATGTGTCAGCGAGTGGTTTCCTGTGATTTCTGAGTACCTGAGATGAGGTGTTGATGCTCCTGATGACCGAACCGAAAAGAGGATTAACGACGATGTTCGGCTGCGTCAAaccctaaaacacacaaaaacacacatttaaattttTTCATGTCAAccagaacaacagaaacactgagtaTATGAAATACTGAAAGATGAAGTATCAAAATTTCTGTATTGTAATGGCACCAGTACACAAACAAAGACTGGAGCATCATTTCCAGGACACCTCGTGTCAGTTAAGCGTAGCACCATCacaacaaacatgtcagtgtttgtcctggTGTGTCTGCCTTCATTCACTGTTATTACTCTGATCATTGAGTTTTAATGACACCACCAGGCTGAGATAATTCCAGTTATCATCAGTGCAGCTTTTCGACTTAAATTTCCTCGTCAGTGAGGCGGATCGCAGCAAAGAGCCGCCAAAAGTCCTCAAGCTTTCACTTTCAGAACAAGAAATCTACAGCAGGTCAGACTTCAGCAGGAAAACTTCTCGTCTCACATTCGCAGCAGAAAACCTtcgtttgtgtgtctgtaagaACAGAAACATCTTTAAACAAGCTGACTTCAAAGTGTTGGAAAAAGGTGAAACTGACTGAACGCCAGCAAGATCATTTCAGATTTCACTGAAACATAGTGAGAGTCAATCGTCGATATTttccacaggaaaaaaaacaaaaaagaaaacgatACTCAGCTGCTGATTCACTGATGTCATCAGATAAGAGCTGAGATACGAGCGGACCAGTTTTTAGCGGATTAAATGTATGAATAAGGAACGCCGGGGAGCTCGTGGCTGTAATTAATGGTgagatttgctgttttctcgTGGTCATGAGATGCcttaacataaaaaataaacaaatctaggttcaaataaacatgacacacagcagcaagaaGTGCCTTCTTGTAATCATGAGATAAAAAAGCAGAAAGTTCCGATCGACTAAAatcacacagagctgtttgatcTCATCATAATGAGTAATAAGTGCAGTTTATCACCATTCGGCGACTCAGGCCTTTCGGCGCATACTGCAAACATCGCCTCGCTTTGATCGCCTCTTCAAACACTCTGATGAACTCAGATTTCAGCTCCTGTGTGATCTTAAAGTGCAGCTTCATCattcatttagcagctgaacGTTTAAACCCAAGCAGAGGCTGAACTGCACAGAAAACTAGAGGATCTGAAATTGAACCCTGTGGGACGCCACAGCGTAACTCACCAGCACATCTGCGATGGACTTGTGGGTTTGTTTCAGTTTCTCAGGGACGTACTGAGCAGGACTCCCAGATGCAAACACAGCTCCCAGTAAGACCAGTAGACACACTGAACCACGGAACGAAGACATATTGGACCACTTCAGTACCTTCAGACGACCTTAGACTGTAGCGTAAAAAGGCAGCACCTCAGAGAAAGGCTGGGAGAGTTCAGACTGTTGTCTAATCACTGATGCTCTGTGCTGACCTGTGGGTCTATATATATGGCTTTGCgtctgtgtgtatctgcctCATTGTGTGTCTGAACATGCGTGTGGTTGTGCATCTCTGTGGTCTGTGggctttcagcagcagcaccagaaacagcagcatCGACGACAGTTTTCCTCTAAAACTCACTCAGCTGCTTCTAAAGGTGCACACACAGGAGACTCCCTGGCcaggtttccattcatttccatccactgaacacatacacatgcacagattgAGGAGACCCCCTGGTCAGAGTGGTTTAACTGGAGGAAGACCAGTTCATCAAAATTTATGCAGAATCCTGTGTGTAGCAGTGCACACCAAGCAAAATTAAGGTTAACCAGTCGTGCCAGTAACAtcactgatatgtgtgtgtgtgtgtgtgtgtgtgtgtgtgtgtgtgtgtgtgtgtgagacagagagagatagtgGTTTTAAGCTTTATGAAACTTTACAGACCTgttttgcattctgtttgcaagcttttgtgcatgtaatgtttgcatgtgtctgcaGGAACTTCAGCAACCTAAAAGGCCTAAAAGAGCATAAAATCATCTTTTGtttcaacctttatttaatcTTCTACAGCTCAGTGATTACTGTTTCAATCCATTAGTTGATGAAAACTAATCAGCCGCTTTtctcacaaacaacaaactgcgTCAGCATCCAAACAGAAGTTCCACCTGTTCTCTGCTTTCAGCGTCTCTAATGTGAGTTTtcgctgcttttctctgtttttttctcattgtaaactgaatttttgggggttttggatttgaacaaaaaaagaaaaatgtgctgGGTATTTCTCACTACGTCatgacattttattaaacagctTGTTAATTGATTAAACGAGAAGAGAACTGGCAGAGTGgtggataatgaaaataatgtcatGTGCACCGACAACGTTTGCACTGTATTGTTTCCTTATGAGGAAACGCTGTGGAAGCTGCCCTTTGAAGAAGAGTCAGACTGTAATTCATACCTGTTCATACAAACTGGAATAATGGCTTCCAGTGGGGCCAGAAGTTTAGTCAGATCTTTTATTAAACCAAagcaagacaaaataaatattctccAATAGAAGTGAAAGTCCAGCGTGCTAATATCAGTACCGTGTACTTAAACAATCGAAAGTACTCTCTATGCACCAAACGTCTCCTGCAttattcctcttcttcttcttagttTTGTTATTACAGATGCATTAACATGGACGCAGCGTTCGAGTGCTGTAGCTGGTTTAAATGCATGACTTTTGACTTCTGTTAGGCACATTAAGCTGCAGAGACCACCTGAAACAGAAATTCTCCATAAAATGTCCACCATGTCATAATAGACTAAAGTGCATcacaatgtcagaaaatgtccCTGTGACAAGTTATTCCAACAGTCATCTCTATAGAGCAGACGTAGCACGAGGGGAAGGACACGGCCCACCCTGAGGATGCTGTGAAAAGGTCAAGGAGGCTGCAGCGAACTTTCACTCTGAAGGTGTGTGCAGCCCCAAAGCCATGATCTTTACATGATGCATTAGCGGAGACCTTAAAAAGCCCACACAGACGTACAACCAGAAATCAGGCCGATGTGGAGCTGCCGATGggtctgttttttcctgttttggtggagctaagctaacagttcccccctgcttcctgtgtttgtgttcagccaGCTAAACACTGGCCTAGCTCGTCTTGGACTTGTTTTTGTAATAGATGCACAGAGATGAAAGTGGTACGGATCAGGTCATGACTGAAAGTTTTATTCACTTTCAGTTCTATTCAGTTTATGCTCTGTTGAATGAGCGTTGGTTTCTTAGGATGGGAGCACTGATATATTCACGATTTCATAGATTAATAAATGAAACCCTGAAaaaccaaagagaaaatgaagaatttGTTGAATTAGTTTGACATCGTCTTCAAACTTTGTGTCCTCAGTTTGTGTCCCTGTGAAGGCAAATCTTAATGCTACAGCATACAATGATGTTTCAGACCAGCGGTTCCCAACCTCAGGGTCAGGACACCCAGAGGGGCCGTAAGATGCCGACCAGggtcagaaaaaagaaaagagtaaaTTCTTCTACACAAAATTTgacctttttcttcttctgactGCACTTTGCTTGTGAAACACAGGAAGTGTCCTCTTCATTAAAATTCAACACAATCACAGGAGtaaaattctgtttttggttGAACTGCTCAGTAAAAATCAATGCAGCCTGTGATAAGAGGTCACATGTAGACGTCAGTCATGTTACAGTGAACAGTGTTCTTTCAACTTCATGCCATCACTTTGGGAAGGTGCTTTCTGTTGACAggtctgcacagagccctgaacTCAACGCCATCCACCACCTGTGGGAGGAACTGAACCCTGACCGATCCAGACCTGGTCCCCACCCTCAGTGCTGGacctcagtgatgctctggTGTCTGAACGGGAGTGAATCCCTGCAGCAGGTTCAACGAGCCGCCAGAGCAGCTCATTGATGAACATGGTGTCAGATTGATGTGTTCAGCTGGCACATACAGGTGCAACGTCagtgtgtccacatacttttgtccATCTAGTGCAGAATCATCACGGCAGCTGGAAGAAATGCATTCATCATTGTGGGCAGAGATGCCACAGTGCCGTCGCAGCAGGCAGAAGAACGTCCCTGCATCAGCGCGGGTGGAAACGCAACCACAAGGCTTACAGCGAAACCTGAATCATCACTGCTGGTGCCCGAAGAAATGCCATTACTGCGTGGCGAGAAATCATTTCTAGAGATTCCTCGATAAACTTAATTTGGCCTTTGATCCAAATTCAACATGAGTCTTTTAATATCTGTATTTTCTGCGTATTacagctgcacagcacacagttcaagtgtacaaaaacaaaaaatactgtCAATTGAAATTTGCTGCAGCCGTCTGAGCTGACAGTTCTGGAACTTTCCCAGCTCACCGCTGTTATTGAGTGACCATGGCAACAACAGGAACAACACCAAGAGTATGATGGAGGAGGTcacctgtgtttctgtttctggtgTCACATTTCCCTGAACTGGATGACACATCTTCACCGACGCAATCAGCTAACACTTAGCTAAAGCTCATTTCAACTG contains:
- the LOC143315166 gene encoding uncharacterized protein LOC143315166; this encodes MSSFRGSVCLLVLLGAVFASGSPAQYVPEKLKQTHKSIADVLGLTQPNIVVNPLFGSVIRSINTSSQRKEVQLMNVTLDIYMQIFSSILQHNRSQQHDNNGTPTLLSHLTDTQRSKVESALKILQQKIEVLKRRLSQQTNDREDVISELSKIEVDDPEAQKKALAQFLEIYQEASVICSRTCRPAHSSSTE